A stretch of Sinimarinibacterium sp. NLF-5-8 DNA encodes these proteins:
- a CDS encoding DUF4399 domain-containing protein, whose amino-acid sequence MKKLIWLATAATLFAAPAHADSWKTLKDAAKQQASQKVEETLDLAQPAKPGTRVYLVAPENGAEVSSPVHVVFGLSQMGIAPAGVNQEGTGHHHLLIDNPEVDMSRPLPATSQIVHFGGGQTETLLELSPGEHTLQLLLGDWKHQPHTPPVQSETITITVK is encoded by the coding sequence ATGAAAAAACTCATCTGGCTTGCCACCGCCGCAACCCTGTTTGCCGCCCCCGCCCATGCCGACAGCTGGAAAACCCTCAAAGATGCTGCAAAGCAACAGGCGTCGCAAAAAGTCGAGGAAACCCTGGACCTGGCCCAACCTGCCAAGCCGGGTACCAGGGTCTATCTGGTCGCCCCCGAAAACGGCGCCGAAGTCAGCAGTCCGGTACATGTGGTGTTCGGCCTCAGCCAAATGGGTATCGCGCCCGCTGGCGTCAACCAGGAAGGCACCGGCCACCATCACCTGCTGATCGACAATCCCGAAGTAGACATGAGCCGCCCATTGCCTGCCACTTCACAGATCGTCCACTTTGGTGGCGGACAAACCGAGACGCTGCTGGAGCTGTCCCCGGGCGAACATACCCTGCAACTGCTGCTGGGCGACTGGAAGCATCAGCCGCACACCCCGCCGGTGCAGTCCGAAACCATCACCATCACCGTCAAATAA
- the raiA gene encoding ribosome-associated translation inhibitor RaiA, with the protein MNLNISGQHVEVTPALREYVITKLKKLERRFDHLIRAEVVLSVEKQRQTAECTIRASGMNLHAEATDTDLYAAIDMLSDKLELQTRRYKEKLRDHRPLEAHKRMAV; encoded by the coding sequence ATGAATTTGAACATCTCCGGTCAGCATGTCGAAGTTACGCCCGCACTGCGTGAATACGTCATCACCAAGCTCAAGAAGCTGGAACGGCGCTTTGACCACCTGATCCGAGCGGAAGTCGTTCTGTCCGTCGAAAAACAGCGCCAAACGGCAGAATGCACCATCCGAGCCAGCGGCATGAACCTGCACGCCGAGGCAACCGATACCGATCTGTATGCCGCCATCGACATGCTCAGCGACAAACTGGAGCTGCAAACGCGCCGCTATAAGGAAAAGCTGCGCGACCATCGTCCGCTCGAAGCACACAAACGCATGGCCGTTTAA
- a CDS encoding PilT/PilU family type 4a pilus ATPase, translated as MEREQAVKLVQQLLALMRQKGASDLFITAGFPPAIKLDGQMTPVMDKPLSPEISAMVMRALMNDRQVRDFEADNECNFAIAPPGIGRFRVNAFVQQGRVGGVLRTINTEIPTFEQLDLPRKLADIVMEKRGLVLMVGATGSGKSTSLAAMLGYRNQNSRGHIITIEDPIEYVHPHQGCVVTQREVGTDTFSWDNALKNTLRQAPDVILIGEIRTRESMEYAVNFAETGHLVLATLHANSANQALDRVINFFSEEKREQLLMDLSLNLKSIISQRLVRKQGGGRVAAMEIMLNSPLVADLIFKGEVAGIKEVMARSNEQGMVTFDQYLFKLFEDGQISYDEAIRNADSQNELRLKIKLESTRARQDLMEDEGVRKMQMKEDGSASVFER; from the coding sequence ATGGAACGAGAACAAGCCGTCAAACTGGTGCAGCAGCTTTTGGCCTTGATGCGGCAAAAAGGTGCGTCTGATTTATTCATCACCGCAGGTTTTCCGCCCGCCATCAAGCTCGACGGGCAGATGACGCCGGTGATGGACAAACCCTTGTCGCCGGAGATTTCGGCGATGGTGATGCGCGCGCTGATGAACGATCGGCAGGTGCGCGATTTTGAAGCCGATAACGAATGCAACTTTGCCATTGCGCCACCGGGCATTGGCCGTTTTCGGGTCAATGCCTTTGTCCAGCAAGGTCGCGTCGGCGGCGTTTTGCGCACCATCAATACCGAGATTCCCACATTCGAGCAGCTCGACTTGCCGCGCAAGCTGGCCGATATCGTCATGGAAAAGCGCGGACTGGTGCTGATGGTCGGCGCCACCGGCTCGGGCAAGTCCACCTCGCTGGCGGCGATGCTGGGCTACCGCAACCAGAACTCGCGCGGGCATATCATCACCATTGAAGACCCGATCGAATACGTCCACCCGCACCAGGGTTGCGTGGTCACGCAACGGGAAGTCGGCACCGACACCTTTTCATGGGACAACGCGCTCAAAAACACCCTGCGGCAGGCGCCCGATGTGATTCTGATTGGCGAAATCCGCACCCGCGAAAGCATGGAATATGCCGTCAACTTTGCTGAAACCGGCCATCTGGTGTTGGCCACGCTGCATGCCAACAGCGCCAACCAGGCGCTGGATCGGGTGATCAACTTTTTCTCCGAAGAAAAACGTGAACAGCTGCTGATGGATTTATCGCTCAATCTCAAATCCATCATTTCTCAGCGCCTTGTGCGCAAGCAGGGCGGTGGCCGTGTGGCGGCGATGGAAATCATGCTCAACTCGCCGCTGGTGGCCGATCTGATTTTCAAAGGGGAAGTGGCCGGGATCAAGGAAGTCATGGCGCGCTCCAACGAGCAGGGCATGGTCACGTTTGATCAATACCTGTTCAAGCTGTTTGAAGACGGCCAGATCAGCTATGACGAAGCGATCCGCAATGCCGACTCGCAAAACGAGCTGCGGCTCAAGATCAAGCTCGAATCCACGCGCGCGCGGCAGGATTTGATGGAGGATGAAGGCGTGCGCAAGATGCAGATGAAAGAAGACGGTTCAGCCAGCGTTTTTGAGCGATAG
- a CDS encoding ISL3 family transposase: protein MQDFLNLPPLRALEIDDLGDHYRVLADGQAEPTCCPHCQHAVMQGHGRQRQKFIDTPMHGKRVVIEIDRRRYRCKRCGKTMFSGLLNVDSKRQATSRLIGYIEQHCLRRTFAEIARDVGVDERTIRHIFDDHVDRLSRDVKFETPEVLGIDELKIIGQYRAMITNVTELALFDMLPTRKKADLVTYFKRLPDKHRVRVVTMDLWNVYRQVIHAQLPGRLIVADRWHVVRMANEAMEKVRKLIRKSLDTRTRLKLKDDRFLLLARRRGLDESQRDLLDRWFAQFPALGAAYMAKEAFHSLYEHDSRPEAERAAQAWLNSIPELVAPQFKETATALRNWWEPVFNYYDHPISNGYTESINRLAKDMNRMGRGYSFDVIRARLVYDEKARRPNCKPLRQRARSTPALPDTSATDYLTFTRAAASPTTESRTIEYGPHIPTLCGLLEAGFFE, encoded by the coding sequence ATTCAGGATTTCTTGAACCTGCCGCCGCTTCGGGCCCTGGAAATCGATGATTTGGGTGATCATTACCGAGTGCTAGCAGATGGGCAGGCGGAGCCAACCTGCTGCCCACATTGTCAGCATGCTGTCATGCAGGGGCACGGACGCCAACGACAAAAGTTCATCGATACGCCGATGCACGGCAAACGGGTGGTGATCGAGATTGACCGGCGCCGGTATCGCTGTAAACGCTGCGGAAAAACCATGTTCAGTGGTTTGCTCAATGTAGATTCGAAGCGTCAAGCGACATCTCGCCTGATTGGATACATAGAGCAGCATTGCCTTCGCCGCACCTTTGCTGAGATTGCCCGCGATGTCGGTGTGGATGAACGCACCATCCGCCACATCTTCGACGATCATGTCGACCGGTTGTCACGGGATGTGAAGTTCGAGACGCCCGAGGTGCTTGGCATCGACGAGCTAAAGATCATCGGCCAGTATCGCGCGATGATCACCAACGTCACCGAACTCGCCCTGTTCGATATGCTGCCGACACGCAAGAAGGCGGACCTGGTTACGTACTTCAAGCGGCTCCCGGATAAGCATCGGGTGCGAGTCGTCACCATGGATTTGTGGAATGTGTATCGGCAGGTGATCCATGCACAGTTGCCGGGGCGACTCATCGTCGCCGACCGTTGGCATGTCGTTCGTATGGCGAACGAAGCTATGGAAAAGGTCCGCAAGCTCATCCGGAAAAGCTTGGACACGCGGACTCGCCTCAAGCTCAAGGATGACCGTTTCCTGCTATTAGCACGTCGGCGAGGCCTTGACGAATCGCAGCGGGATCTACTCGACCGCTGGTTCGCACAGTTCCCAGCTTTAGGGGCCGCTTATATGGCGAAAGAGGCGTTCCATAGCCTTTACGAGCATGACTCACGGCCGGAAGCTGAAAGAGCGGCTCAGGCGTGGTTAAACAGCATCCCTGAGCTAGTGGCGCCTCAGTTCAAAGAGACTGCTACTGCCCTTCGCAATTGGTGGGAGCCGGTATTCAATTACTACGACCATCCCATCTCGAATGGCTATACTGAGTCCATCAACCGCCTCGCGAAGGACATGAATCGAATGGGCCGGGGTTATAGCTTCGATGTGATCCGCGCTCGGCTGGTGTACGACGAGAAGGCCCGCCGCCCAAACTGCAAGCCCCTACGACAACGCGCTCGGTCGACCCCTGCGCTACCGGATACCTCTGCGACCGATTACCTGACATTCACTCGTGCTGCAGCTTCGCCGACGACTGAGAGCCGGACAATCGAGTACGGTCCCCATATCCCTACCCTCTGTGGGCTTCTGGAAGCGGGTTTCTTCGAATAG
- a CDS encoding type IV pilus twitching motility protein PilT, whose amino-acid sequence MDIAQLLTFSVKQGASDLHLSAGIEPMIRVDGDVKRINLPPLDHKQVHDMVYDIMNDKQRKAWDEFLETDFSFEIPGLARFRVNAFTQARGAGAVFRTIPSKILSLEDLKCPPIFRDIAETPRGIVLVTGPTGSGKSTTLAAMINYINETEYGHILTVEDPIEFVHQSKKCLINQREVHRDTLGFNEALRSALREDPDVVLVGEMRDLETIRLALTAAETGHLVFGTLHTSSAAKTVDRIVDVFPAAEKDMVRAMLSESLRAVISQTLLKKKGGGRVAAHEIMIGTPAIRNLIRENKVAQMYSSIQTGQKEGMQTLDQCLKELVRKGVTSLEEARARSADPRSFSA is encoded by the coding sequence ATGGATATTGCGCAGTTATTGACGTTCAGCGTGAAGCAGGGTGCGTCCGATTTGCACTTGTCGGCGGGGATCGAGCCGATGATTCGTGTCGATGGGGATGTCAAACGCATCAACCTGCCGCCGCTGGATCACAAGCAGGTGCATGACATGGTGTACGACATCATGAACGACAAGCAGCGCAAGGCCTGGGACGAGTTTCTGGAAACCGATTTTTCGTTCGAGATTCCCGGCCTGGCGCGCTTCCGCGTCAACGCGTTCACGCAGGCGCGCGGCGCGGGCGCGGTGTTTCGCACCATTCCGTCCAAAATCCTGAGTCTGGAAGATTTGAAGTGTCCGCCGATCTTCAGGGACATTGCCGAAACCCCGCGCGGCATCGTGCTGGTGACGGGACCGACGGGTTCCGGCAAATCGACCACGCTGGCGGCGATGATCAACTACATCAACGAAACCGAATACGGCCACATCCTCACCGTGGAGGATCCGATCGAATTCGTCCATCAATCGAAAAAGTGCCTCATCAACCAGCGCGAAGTGCACCGCGACACACTGGGCTTCAACGAGGCGCTGCGCTCGGCGCTGCGTGAAGACCCCGACGTGGTGCTGGTGGGCGAAATGCGCGATCTGGAAACCATTCGCCTCGCGCTCACCGCCGCCGAAACCGGGCATCTGGTGTTTGGCACGCTGCACACCTCGTCTGCGGCCAAGACCGTGGATCGCATCGTGGACGTGTTCCCGGCGGCGGAAAAAGACATGGTGCGCGCGATGTTGTCGGAATCGCTGCGCGCGGTGATCTCGCAAACCCTGCTGAAGAAAAAAGGCGGCGGCCGCGTGGCCGCGCATGAAATCATGATCGGCACGCCCGCGATCCGTAACCTGATCCGCGAGAACAAGGTTGCGCAGATGTACAGCTCGATCCAGACCGGCCAGAAGGAAGGCATGCAAACGCTGGATCAGTGTCTCAAGGAACTGGTGCGCAAAGGCGTCACCTCGCTCGAAGAAGCGCGCGCGCGTTCGGCGGATCCTCGCAGTTTCAGTGCCTGA
- the nhaA gene encoding Na+/H+ antiporter NhaA, giving the protein MPDECSVSALIQRLQRLLHLEATGGIILMIAAVAALIWANSPQAHSYHALWHLTLGIGAITPSLHFIINDGLMTVFFLIVGMEIRREIHDGALSHLRAAGLPILAALGGVAVPALIYLALNHDPLRHSGWAIPAATDIAFALGVLALLGRGIPASVRVLLLALAVIDDIIAVLIIALFYSDGLALHGFAIAGAGLLWVGLWQRLGIDSAWAYVLPGAILWLGIWIGGAHPTLAGVVLGMVTPVRVLRQPSPPVVRVPVALHPWVAYGILPLFALANAGVSLDGIDLSAGGARGVTLGVVLALVLGKPLGVIGVSALMVRLGVCRLPPGVSWGGIVLIGVLAGIGFTMSIFIAMLAFDDPALLEAAKLGVLAGSLVAALLGLAWGVLYRRTLRGVTDD; this is encoded by the coding sequence ATGCCCGACGAATGTTCTGTATCTGCCCTCATCCAGCGCCTGCAACGGCTCCTGCATCTTGAGGCCACCGGCGGCATCATATTGATGATCGCAGCCGTTGCTGCACTGATCTGGGCCAACTCACCCCAAGCGCACAGTTACCACGCACTATGGCATCTGACGCTGGGTATTGGTGCCATCACCCCTTCGCTGCATTTCATCATCAACGATGGGCTGATGACGGTGTTTTTTCTCATCGTGGGCATGGAAATCCGCCGTGAAATCCATGACGGCGCGTTGAGTCATTTGCGTGCAGCCGGCCTGCCGATTCTGGCCGCGCTGGGCGGCGTGGCGGTTCCTGCGCTGATCTATCTGGCCCTCAATCACGATCCGCTGCGCCATTCCGGCTGGGCGATTCCGGCGGCAACCGACATTGCGTTTGCATTGGGCGTGCTGGCCTTGCTGGGGCGCGGCATTCCCGCCAGTGTGCGGGTGCTTCTGCTGGCGCTGGCGGTCATCGACGACATCATCGCCGTGCTCATCATTGCGCTGTTTTACTCCGATGGTCTGGCGCTGCATGGGTTTGCCATCGCCGGTGCCGGTCTGCTGTGGGTGGGGTTGTGGCAACGCCTTGGGATCGATTCGGCATGGGCGTATGTATTGCCGGGCGCGATACTGTGGCTGGGGATCTGGATCGGCGGCGCGCACCCGACGCTGGCGGGTGTGGTATTGGGGATGGTGACGCCCGTGCGCGTATTGCGGCAACCATCGCCGCCGGTGGTGCGCGTGCCGGTGGCGCTGCATCCCTGGGTGGCTTACGGCATCCTGCCGCTGTTTGCGCTGGCCAATGCTGGGGTGAGTCTGGACGGTATCGATCTGTCTGCCGGGGGCGCGCGCGGCGTCACGCTGGGCGTTGTACTGGCGCTGGTGCTGGGCAAGCCGCTGGGCGTGATCGGCGTGAGTGCGTTGATGGTACGGCTGGGCGTGTGCCGATTGCCGCCCGGCGTGTCATGGGGCGGCATCGTGTTGATCGGCGTGTTGGCCGGCATCGGTTTCACCATGTCGATCTTCATCGCCATGCTGGCGTTCGACGATCCTGCTCTGCTGGAGGCGGCCAAGCTCGGCGTGCTGGCCGGATCGTTGGTCGCAGCGCTGCTGGGGCTGGCGTGGGGCGTGCTGTATCGCCGCACGCTCCGTGGTGTTACAGACGATTAG
- a CDS encoding PilT/PilU family type 4a pilus ATPase → MFKLLPYLKLCVEKKGSDLFFTANALPQLKIEGELVPIGKTALTREFITEVVESMLSAQQQQQLAEQLELDLATEAGGLGRFRVNIFNQRGSLGMVLRHISAQVPTLDSLGGMPPVLKDLVLQKRGLILMVGATGSGKSTTLAAMLRHRNEVSAGHILTIEDPIEYLHPNLRSIVNQREVGQDTHSYEAALKSALREAPDVILVGETRTRETMDACIQLANTGHLALSTLHANNAAQALQRIINLYPQMLRDQLYMDLSMTLRAIISQRLVKRPDGRRVAAMEVMVNTPYLQELILHKRVDEIPAAMVQSSDKGMLTFDNALFALYRSGTISLDEALINADSRSNLEAKINFGG, encoded by the coding sequence ATGTTCAAACTGCTGCCGTATCTCAAGCTCTGCGTCGAAAAAAAAGGCTCCGACCTGTTTTTTACCGCCAATGCCTTGCCGCAACTCAAGATCGAAGGCGAATTGGTGCCGATCGGCAAAACCGCACTGACGCGCGAGTTCATCACCGAAGTGGTCGAGTCGATGCTGTCGGCGCAGCAACAGCAACAACTGGCCGAACAGCTGGAGCTGGATCTGGCCACCGAAGCCGGTGGGCTGGGGCGCTTTCGCGTCAACATCTTCAACCAGCGGGGTTCGCTGGGCATGGTGCTGCGCCATATCAGTGCGCAGGTGCCAACGCTGGATTCGCTCGGCGGGATGCCGCCGGTGCTCAAGGATCTGGTGCTGCAAAAGCGGGGGCTGATTTTGATGGTCGGCGCTACCGGTTCGGGCAAATCGACCACGCTGGCGGCGATGCTGCGGCACCGCAACGAAGTCAGCGCAGGGCACATCCTGACCATCGAAGATCCGATCGAATACCTGCACCCCAACCTGCGCAGCATCGTCAACCAGCGCGAAGTCGGCCAGGACACGCACAGCTACGAAGCCGCGCTCAAAAGCGCGCTGCGCGAAGCACCGGACGTGATCCTGGTGGGCGAAACCCGTACCCGCGAAACCATGGATGCCTGCATTCAGCTGGCCAACACCGGCCACCTGGCGCTGTCCACCCTGCATGCCAACAACGCCGCCCAGGCTTTGCAGCGCATCATCAACCTGTACCCGCAAATGCTGCGCGATCAGCTGTACATGGATCTGTCGATGACGCTGCGCGCGATCATCTCGCAACGTCTGGTCAAGCGTCCCGACGGGCGGCGCGTGGCGGCGATGGAGGTCATGGTCAACACGCCGTATCTGCAAGAGCTGATTTTGCACAAGCGCGTCGATGAGATTCCGGCGGCGATGGTGCAATCCTCCGACAAAGGCATGCTCACCTTCGATAACGCCCTGTTTGCGCTCTACCGCAGCGGCACCATCAGTCTGGACGAAGCATTGATCAACGCCGACTCGCGCAGCAACCTGGAAGCCAAGATCAACTTTGGGGGTTAA
- a CDS encoding alpha/beta hydrolase, with amino-acid sequence MSSACPNPTETPCVIERDGFTAPDGREIVLWRWPQSQARPTLHWAHATGFHGRLYRPLLDKLAGDCNVLAWDMRGHGTSAEAADLATFRGWETYYRDLTAFLDNLAEPIWLAGHSIGATTSIMAAARRPDKVLGLILAEPVIMDTWQGWQLWLAKLLRQSHRVSLAAGAARRRRVFDSHAAALESYRGRGGFKTWPEAWLEAYVEHGLVQHGDQVHLACTPEWESTTFSHTEHNPWPGIRRLQCPVITLAAECASTFSPMARQRLRALLPCAEVNALAGTTHFLPMERPGAVRNAVWQAMLPKTV; translated from the coding sequence ATGTCCTCGGCCTGCCCAAATCCTACTGAGACTCCCTGCGTGATCGAGCGCGACGGATTCACGGCCCCGGACGGCCGCGAAATCGTGCTGTGGCGCTGGCCGCAATCGCAAGCGCGTCCAACGCTGCACTGGGCGCATGCGACGGGTTTCCATGGCCGCTTGTACAGGCCGCTACTCGACAAGCTGGCGGGCGATTGCAACGTGCTAGCCTGGGACATGCGTGGCCACGGGACCAGCGCCGAGGCGGCGGACCTCGCGACTTTCCGCGGCTGGGAAACCTACTATCGCGACCTGACCGCCTTTCTGGACAACCTGGCTGAACCGATCTGGCTGGCCGGCCATTCCATCGGCGCCACCACCAGCATCATGGCCGCGGCCCGACGTCCGGACAAGGTGCTGGGCCTGATCCTGGCGGAACCCGTGATCATGGATACCTGGCAGGGCTGGCAGTTGTGGTTGGCCAAGCTGCTACGCCAGTCCCACCGGGTTTCGCTGGCCGCCGGAGCGGCACGCCGGCGCAGGGTCTTCGACTCGCACGCCGCAGCCCTGGAGAGCTATCGTGGCCGCGGTGGTTTCAAGACCTGGCCCGAGGCATGGCTTGAAGCCTATGTCGAGCACGGATTGGTGCAGCATGGCGATCAGGTCCACCTGGCCTGTACGCCGGAGTGGGAAAGCACCACCTTCTCCCATACCGAACACAACCCCTGGCCCGGCATCCGTCGGTTGCAGTGTCCGGTGATAACGTTGGCCGCGGAATGCGCTTCGACCTTCTCGCCAATGGCTCGCCAGCGCCTGCGCGCCTTACTGCCCTGCGCCGAAGTGAACGCCCTCGCCGGAACGACCCATTTCCTTCCCATGGAGCGACCGGGCGCGGTCCGCAATGCCGTATGGCAGGCTATGTTACCCAAGACTGTCTGA
- the rpiA gene encoding ribose-5-phosphate isomerase RpiA: MSPQDVAKRQAAAAALAYLEPDALVGVGTGSTVNHFIDLLAERARVSNIRGAVSSSNATSERLRAIGVPVFDLNEVEGLSLYVDGADEANDRLHLIKGGGAALTREKIVAAASARFVCIVDESKCVDVLGKFPLPVEVIPMARAQVARELATFGGTPQWREGITTDNGNHILDIHGLKITDPVALENAINGITGVVCVGLFARRPADVLIVGGSSGTRVLTAR; this comes from the coding sequence ATGTCTCCACAAGATGTTGCCAAGCGCCAGGCTGCCGCCGCAGCTTTGGCCTACCTCGAACCCGACGCCCTCGTCGGCGTGGGTACCGGTTCCACCGTCAACCATTTCATCGACCTGCTCGCCGAGCGCGCGCGGGTCAGCAACATTCGCGGCGCGGTGTCGTCATCCAACGCCACCAGCGAACGCCTGCGCGCCATCGGCGTGCCGGTATTCGATCTAAACGAGGTGGAAGGGTTGTCGCTGTACGTCGATGGCGCCGACGAAGCCAATGATCGCCTGCATCTCATCAAAGGTGGCGGCGCGGCGCTGACGCGCGAAAAAATCGTGGCCGCAGCCAGTGCAAGATTCGTCTGCATCGTCGATGAATCCAAATGCGTGGATGTCCTCGGCAAATTTCCGCTGCCGGTGGAAGTGATTCCAATGGCGCGCGCGCAGGTTGCGCGCGAACTCGCCACGTTTGGTGGAACACCCCAATGGCGCGAGGGCATCACCACCGACAACGGCAATCACATCCTCGACATCCACGGTTTGAAAATCACCGATCCGGTCGCACTGGAAAACGCCATCAACGGCATCACCGGCGTGGTCTGCGTGGGCCTATTTGCGCGCCGCCCGGCCGACGTGCTGATCGTTGGCGGCAGCAGCGGCACGCGGGTGCTGACGGCGCGCTAA
- a CDS encoding DEAD/DEAH box helicase, with the protein MSFETLGLAPALLRAIAAQGYTAPTPIQQRAIPAILAGRDVLAAAQTGTGKTAAFTLPMLHRLQAEGGTAGGKRKPRALILTPTRELAAQISESVHSYGSDAAQLRSVLIFGGVSINPQIDTLRRGVDVIIATPGRLLDHVQQGTVDLSHVRFLVLDEADRMLDMGFIRDIRRVIEKLPKQRQNLLFSATFSADIRKLAEGLLVNPETIDIAPRNSAAEAVTQRAVFTDKAQKSALLSYMIGRFNWQQVLVFTRTKHGANRLCERLNKDGLSAAALHGNKSQNARLKALADFKAGTVRVLVATDIAARGLDIDQLPYVVNFELPNVPEDYVHRIGRTGRAGQVGEAVSLISRDEYDHWRGIERLLKQSIPAFEIEGFHPGTVVDTVSDDRPARSARRPAGRSTQKTPNKPAATHTRPSQHRAAEPGHASKADGDAAQQRRRRPRRRARPAAE; encoded by the coding sequence GTGTCTTTTGAAACGCTGGGCCTTGCGCCCGCGCTGCTGCGCGCGATTGCTGCGCAGGGCTATACCGCACCCACCCCGATCCAGCAACGTGCGATCCCTGCCATTTTGGCGGGGCGTGATGTCCTCGCCGCTGCACAGACCGGCACCGGCAAAACCGCAGCATTCACCCTGCCCATGCTGCATCGCTTGCAGGCCGAAGGCGGCACCGCCGGTGGCAAGCGCAAGCCGCGCGCGCTGATTCTCACGCCGACCCGTGAGCTGGCGGCGCAGATCAGTGAAAGTGTGCACAGCTACGGCAGTGATGCTGCGCAGTTGCGCAGTGTGCTGATCTTTGGTGGCGTCAGCATCAATCCGCAGATCGACACGCTGCGGCGCGGCGTGGATGTCATCATCGCCACGCCCGGGCGGTTACTCGATCATGTTCAGCAGGGCACGGTCGACCTGTCACACGTGCGTTTTCTGGTGCTCGATGAAGCCGATCGGATGCTCGATATGGGCTTTATCCGCGATATTCGCCGTGTCATCGAAAAGCTGCCCAAACAGCGTCAGAACCTGCTGTTTTCTGCCACGTTCTCGGCCGATATCCGCAAGCTTGCCGAAGGCTTGCTGGTCAACCCCGAAACCATCGACATCGCCCCGCGCAACAGCGCCGCCGAGGCGGTGACCCAGCGCGCGGTATTTACCGACAAGGCGCAAAAGTCGGCACTGCTGTCATACATGATCGGTCGTTTCAACTGGCAGCAGGTGCTGGTATTCACCCGCACCAAGCACGGTGCCAACCGTTTGTGCGAGCGGCTCAACAAGGATGGCCTGAGCGCCGCTGCCCTGCATGGCAACAAGAGCCAGAACGCGCGCCTCAAGGCGCTGGCCGATTTCAAGGCCGGTACGGTGCGCGTGCTGGTGGCAACCGACATTGCCGCGCGCGGTCTCGATATTGACCAGTTGCCCTACGTCGTCAATTTCGAGCTGCCGAATGTGCCGGAAGACTATGTCCACCGCATCGGTCGCACCGGGCGTGCCGGGCAGGTGGGCGAAGCGGTTTCGCTGATCAGCCGGGATGAATACGACCACTGGCGCGGCATCGAACGGCTGCTCAAACAAAGCATTCCGGCATTTGAGATCGAAGGCTTTCATCCCGGTACGGTGGTCGATACCGTTTCGGATGATCGTCCTGCCAGATCTGCGCGGCGTCCTGCCGGGCGGTCAACGCAAAAAACGCCGAACAAGCCTGCGGCCACTCACACCCGTCCGTCGCAGCATCGCGCTGCGGAGCCAGGCCATGCCTCCAAAGCCGATGGCGACGCTGCCCAGCAGCGCCGCCGTCGTCCTCGTCGGCGTGCGCGTCCTGCTGCGGAGTAG